Within Bacteroidota bacterium, the genomic segment TAATGGATGACATGACTTTAAGTGCATATTCGTATTATTCAAATGGACTTACTTTTGAAGCCGATTCGCTTACTGCTGCTCCAGGAGAATATTTAATTTCAATACAGTATAAACCTGATGGTGGTAGCTGGAAAATTATAGATGAGGATATTTATACAAACCCAATTTCAATAACTATTGCATCTGCACCACTTTCTCCTGATAAATATGAATCAAACAATGTAGAGGGTAATTCTTACAATTTTAGTGTAAACTTTTCAGGAAATACAGCAAACATAAAAACAACAGAATCAAATTTACATTTGCTTACGGATATTGACTATTACAAAATTAACTTAGCTGCTGGTGCAAAATACACTATTAGCTCTAAGGTACATGACAGTAGAAAAAGCGGTAACTCAAATACTTATACATGTGATGTAATTTATTCTTATAAAGTTGATAATTGGTCAACCACTTTTAATGATGATGAAGCTTCTGATTTTGTTTTAAATGATGGAGGTACAGTGTATTTTAAAGTAGAGCCTTATTATTCCGATAAAGGAACTTACTTGCTTGATATTTCTATTTCAAGGTCAAGTATGAAACCCGATGCTTATGTGCTAAACACTAACGTTAGTCCATTGATTATTGGAAGAGGAGAGATTGCTGATGCATACTGTACTTTAAAAAATCAGGGTAATTCAAGTCTGGGCTCAACCGTATTAAAGTATTACCTTTCCGATAATAATATTTTAGATGCAGGTGATATTGAATTAGCAGCAAGCAATGTAGGAGCTATTAATCCAGGCAGTAGTTCAAATTTGAATAAATCATTTATTATTCCTGCGACAACAACAATAGGAAGTTGGTATATACTTTTTATTGGTGATGCAAATAACGAAATTGATGAAAGTAATGAAAACAATAATCTTGCATATCAGTCGATAAGTGTAAAAATACCTGATGCCATTGAAGAAAACAATTTTATTTCTTTTGATATTTTTCCAAACCCCAATAACGGACAATTTACAGTAAAAATTAATTCTAATGAAATAAATGATGCAGTTATTAATGTGTTGGATATTCAAGGAAAAGTGATTTATTCAAAAGAAATTCATTCATTTAAAAATGGAAATATAAATATTGATTTGGGTACAATATCAGCAGGAATTTATAATTTCCAATTGAAATCAGCTAAAAGAACAATAAATCGCAAGATTTTAATAAAATAAATCTCTTGTAATGCTGATTGTTAGTAAAAGTATTTCTTCATTCGCGTATTCGCGTAAAAATTTTATTTCTTCATTAGTGAATTCGTGGCAAAAAATAAATCATTCATTAGTGAATTCGTGGCAAAAAACAAATCATTCATTCGTGAATTCGTGGCAAAAAACAAATCATTCATTCGTGAATTCGTAGCAAAAAAAATATCATTCGTGCATTCGTGACAAAAAATATTATTCGCGTCAAAACAAATCATTCGTGTATTCGTGGCAAAAAAATTATTCGTAGCAAAAAAAATATCATTCGTGTATTCGTGGCAAAAAATATTATTCGTAGCAAAAAAAATATCATTCGTGTATTCGTGGCAAAAAATATTATTCGTAGCAAAAAAAATATCATTCGTGTATTCGTGGCAAAAAACAAATCATTTATTCGTGTATTCGTGGCAAAAAATAAATCATTCATTCGTGAATTCGTGGCAAAAAAATAATATTTCATTAGTATATTCGCGTAAAAAAATACAATTTATATGTCTTTAGTTTTCCTTGATTGGCTGATAATTGGAATATTTTTATCAATAACAATTTTTATTGGAATTAAATTTTCCAAGAGAGCAGGGAAGAACATTGCAGAATTTTTTTTAAGCGGACGTTCATTACCTTGGTATGTTGCAGGTATCTCAATGGTTGCAACAACTTTTGCTGCCGACACACCACTTGCAGTTACCGAGCTTGTAAATAAAAACGGTATTTCAGGAAACTGGCTATGGTGGAACATGCTTATTGGCGGTATGCTTACAACATTCTTTTTTGCAACGCTTTGGCGAAGAGCGAACATCCTTACCGAAGTAGAATTTATTGAGTTAAGATATTCAGGAAAAGCCGCTTCTTTTTTACGTGCTTTTAAAGCTGTTTACCTTGGATTATTTATGAATGTATTAATAATCGGCTGGGTAAATCTTGCTTTTATTTCAATATTGCAAGTGTTTTTCGGTATTCCCGAAAATGAAGTTTATTACTATGTTTTTGGCGCAATGATGATAATAGCTTTATATAGTTCACTTGCAGGACTTTGGGGTGTTGCGATTAATGATATGGTTCAGTTTGTAATAGCAATGACAGGAAGTATTGTACTTGCTATTTTTGTTTTACGAAGCGAACAAGTGGGAGGAATTAGCGGTATGAAAGAGCAATTAGATCCTGAGCTATTGAATTTCTTTCCAAATATTGGAGGAGAAAATACTGTTGCAGGAGCCGGAAAAATGTTCTCAATTGGAATAGGAACTTTCCTTGCTTACATCGGTGTTCAGTGGTGGGCAAGCTGGTATCCGGGAGCAGAGCCTGGAGGAGGTGGATATATCGCTCAGCGAATGATGAGTGCTAAAAATGAAAAACATTCTCTTTTTGCTACTTTGTTTTTTCAAGTTGCACATTATTGTATTCGTCCTTGGCCTTGGATAATTGTTGCTCTCGGAACAATTATTTTATATCCAGAACTTGCTGCTGATGATAAAAAACTTGGATATGTAATGGCAATGAAAGATCATTTGCCAGCAGGTTGGAAAGGACTAATGCTTGTTGCCTTTATTTCTGCTTACATGAGTACAATATCTACTCAATTAAATTGGGGATCAAGTTATTTGGTAAATGATATTTACAAACGTTTTTTATTTAAAGGTAAAAAGAAAGAAAGATTTGTTTTTGTATCTCGCATTACAACAGTTGCATTGGCTTTTATTGCTATTTTAGTAACCACTCAGCTATCAACAATAGCAGGTGTTTGGCATTTTATTATTGAATGTGGTGCAGGGCTTGGGCTTGTTCTAATTTTAAGATGGTATTGGTGGCGAATAAATGTATGGAGTGAAATCTCGGCTACTATTGCACCTTTTATTTTTTATGCAATT encodes:
- a CDS encoding sodium:solute symporter family protein — its product is MSLVFLDWLIIGIFLSITIFIGIKFSKRAGKNIAEFFLSGRSLPWYVAGISMVATTFAADTPLAVTELVNKNGISGNWLWWNMLIGGMLTTFFFATLWRRANILTEVEFIELRYSGKAASFLRAFKAVYLGLFMNVLIIGWVNLAFISILQVFFGIPENEVYYYVFGAMMIIALYSSLAGLWGVAINDMVQFVIAMTGSIVLAIFVLRSEQVGGISGMKEQLDPELLNFFPNIGGENTVAGAGKMFSIGIGTFLAYIGVQWWASWYPGAEPGGGGYIAQRMMSAKNEKHSLFATLFFQVAHYCIRPWPWIIVALGTIILYPELAADDKKLGYVMAMKDHLPAGWKGLMLVAFISAYMSTISTQLNWGSSYLVNDIYKRFLFKGKKKERFVFVSRITTVALAFIAILVTTQLSTIAGVWHFIIECGAGLGLVLILRWYWWRINVWSEISATIAPFIFYAIFKLGYGLEFPNSFFLTVLFTTIVWLAITYLTKAESKDTLLNFYDRVKPDGIWNKILKDRSATESNIKAEEIGERRSKIGLLLIRWFSAVIMTYSVLFATGKLIFQEWEMFAKFAVIALISFGILLFTMREKARN